In the Cololabis saira isolate AMF1-May2022 chromosome 7, fColSai1.1, whole genome shotgun sequence genome, one interval contains:
- the LOC133447371 gene encoding paired box protein Pax-5-like, whose protein sequence is MEVSFGQVPLTVAHGYGGVNQLGGVFINGRPLPAVVRQRIVELRQQGERPCQISRRLRVSHGCVSKILSRYSETGSIRPGLMGGSKPKVATPTVVQRILQLKHNTPTMFAWEIRDRLVLEQVCDHNSAPSISSINRIIRNKVQTESCEVAASVAMGTDCSSESSFSISGILGMRKYSSKYKEGLDISCSERHQQFSRCDTWGQSVPCLTPISSLTCHPSSSTNHSLNP, encoded by the exons ATGGAAGTAAGTTTTGGACAGGTCCCGCTCACCGTTGCGCACG ggTACGGCGGGGTGAACCAGCTCGGTGGTGTATTCATCAATGGGCGGCCGTTACCGGCCGTGGTCCGGCAGCGCATCGTGGAGCTGCGGCAGCAGGGCGAGCGTCCCTGCCAGATCTCCCGCCGCCTGCGCGTCAGCCACGGCTGCGTCAGCAAAATACTCAGCAG GTACAGTGAGACTGGAAGCATCAGACCAGGATTGATGGGGGGTTCAAAGCCCAAAGTGGCAACTCCCACAGTTGTGCAAAGGATCCTGCAACTGAAACACAACACCCCCACCATGTTTGCCTGGGAGATTCGAGACCGGCTGGTTCTGGAGCAAGTGTGCGACCACAATAGCGCACCCAGCATCAGCTCCATCAACCG GATCATCAGGAACAAAGTCCAGACTGAGTCCTGTGAAGTTG CAGCATCTGTTGCCATGGGAACAGACTGTTCCTCAGAGTCCAGTTTTTCCATCAGTGGGATTCTAGGAATGAGAAAATACAGCAGCAAATACAAGGAAG GATTGGACATCTCCTGCAGTGAGCGCCACCAGCAGTTTTCCCGTTGTGACACCTGGGGTCAGTCTGTACCCTGTCTAACACCTATCTCCAGTCTGACCTGTCACCCCAGCTCTTCAACTAATCATAGCTTAAACCCGTAA